A single Drechmeria coniospora strain ARSEF 6962 chromosome 03, whole genome shotgun sequence DNA region contains:
- a CDS encoding lipase: MAPLLWLAFGCFLSIGVHGLASPVVVDARRNITYHGTRRNGIEAFLGIPYGLDTGGPNRFRPPRPHVPRVGDRIMATSHGAACPQQLGGWLIPISLSNVTSISEDCLTLNVARPRGTCHQDRLPVMVYIHGGSFWTGQSQEITIQPDGLVLESVQNGLPVIHVAMNYRLGLFGFAQSDALRAERSENAALRDQRLAMEWVRDNIAPFGGNPDSVTIFGQSSGGLAVGMHIVAYAGRKRAPFHRAICQSQALEPGITANFTSSAMRAVIEHVGCRSNDVHAKETMACLRDLDMQTLLNASLATYRGDISHNIGDIWLPVVDGDFLPAAPSRLVREAQFSHVTTMLGWCEDDVTFFTDIKIRTAEDTARFLAAYLQGVNEPSLRRLLSLYPVSDFPRVEAGALSSEFYRSARIFRDVLMVCPSIWFGERMAAAGNDVYLYDWNQTMLEPLLAAVHNQSGLGPIHTSEFAYIFGNLSHYDLNGYPFRPTMADHQLRDRGSRSWSTFASTGMPGSKGRDTFQAFAQAYPATGDAFLFVAGGPHEGRWALDDHQSPLAVTRQKLRERCAFINSPAMIEQLAY; the protein is encoded by the exons ATGGCTCCGCTACTGTGGCTCGCATTCGGATGTTTTCTGTCCATCGGCGTCCATGGGCTCGCCtctcccgtcgtcgtggaTGCTCGACGTAACATTACCTATCATGGCACGCGGCGGAACGGCATCGAAGCTTTCCTCGGTATACCCTACGGTCTGGACACGGGCGGCCCAAATCGGTtcaggccgccgaggccgcatGTTCCCCGCGTCGGTGACCGCATCATGGCGACTTCGCACGGTGCAGCCTGTCCCCAGCAGCTTGGGGGCTGGCTGATACCCATCTCTCTGTCGAACGTGACGAGCATCTCGGAAGATTGCCTCACCTTGAATGTCGCTCGACCGAGGGGAACCTGCCATCAGGATCGGCTGCCCGTCATGGTCTACATTCACGGCGGGAGCTTCTGGACTGGCCAAAGCCAAGAAATAACAATCCAGCCggatggcctcgtcctcgagtcTGTGCAAAACGGGTTGCCCGTGATTCACGTGGCCATGAACtaccgcctcggcc TCTTTGGCTTTGCCCAGTCCGACGCGCTCCGCGCCGAACGGTCCGAAAATGCGGCATTGAGAGACCAGCGTCTCGCCATGGAATGGGTGCGGGACAACATTGCCCCGTTTGGAGGCAACCCGGACAGCGTCACGATATTCGGCCAGTCCTCGGGAG GGTTAGCCGTCGGTATGCACATCGTCGCCTACGCCGGCCGCAAGCGAGCCCCTTTCCACCGGGCCATATGCCAGAGCCAGGCGCTCGAACCCGGCATCACGGCCAACTTTACGTCGTCCGCCATGCGAGCCGTCatcgagcacgtcggctgCCGCTCCAACGACGTGCACGCGAAGGAGACCATGGCCTGCCTCCGCGACCTAGACATGCAGACTCTGCTGAACGCGTCCCTGGCCACGTACAGGGGCGACATCTCCCACAACATCGGCGACATCTGGCTcccggtcgtcgacggcgacttcCTTCCCGCGGCTCCCTCTCGACTTGTACGCGAGGCGCAGTTTTCCCACGTCACCACCATGCTCGGTTGGTGCGAGGATGACGTGACGTTCTTTACCGACATAAAGATCcgcacggccgaggacacGGCAAGGTTCCTGGCGGCCTACCTCCAGGGCGTCAACGAGCCGAGCCTCCGCAGGCTCCTCTCGCTCTACCCCGTCTCGGACTTTCCGCGAGTCGAGGCGGGAGCGTTGTCGAGCGAGTTCTACCGCTCGGCGAGGATTTTCAGGGACGTCCTCATGGTTTGCCCGTCGATTTGGTTCGGCGAgcgcatggcggcggcgggaaaCGACGTCTACCTCTATGACTGGAACCAGACGATGTTGGAACCGCTCCTCGCAGCGGTGCACAACCAGAGCGGCCTCGGTCCCATCCACACGTCCGAGTTTGCCTACATATTCGGCAATCTCTCGCACTATGATTTGAATGGATACCCGTTCCGCCCGACCATGGCCGACCATCAGTTGCGGGACAGGGGATCCAGATCATGGTCGACATTTGCCAGCACGGGCATGCCGGGATCGAAAGGGCGCGACACGTTTCAGGCCTTTGCGCAGGCTTATCCCGCAACGGGGGACGCGTTTCTCTTCGTCGCAGGAGGTCCCCACGAGGGGCGTTGGGCGCTGGATGACCACCAGTCTCCGCTAGCAGTGACGAGGCAGAAACTGCGAGAACGGTGTGCGTTTATCAACTCGCCTGCGATGATTGAGCAGCTCGCGTACTAG
- a CDS encoding serum paraoxonase/arylesterase family protein: protein MAERRAFAGGPVVALLVAAFLAFLLGPAIQRTAVVFGIFRRFANSTIADDGSFTVLGDTRHCEDLHYHEPSGLLFTACESESGGVSRHSWFPPLCLFDDAKAASTSRGSFKVIDPKTMHVKSLPLQNFDKPFVTHGIDVLEDSDRPLGEAVWIFAVNHVPNDEHYAKHVEGAPKSRSVVEVFHYLIGTDSVRHIRTVSHSLITTPNDILALTPTSFFVTNDHHYREGFMRRVEDMFWGAKWSNTVYVQYEGAGSSDDEGVGASIALEGLHNNNGIGRGRGPQEVAVIGCCSGLMHVGTIDRHTIRVSESVEFDSMVDNPSYFRDPYANATYDASGFVLCGLSRAVDLLAHSRDGVAKDGVMVWKASSTGGHEWNKTLLFEDDGSRIRTGSSAVLVALDPADEGGLRRGRLFVTGFMSRNMIAVDIDL from the exons ATGGCCGAACGTCGTGCAttcgccggcggccccgTCGTTGCCCTGCTGGTCGCCGCCTTTCTcgccttcctcctcggcccggCCATCCAGCGGACGGCGGTGGTGTTTGGCATCTTCCGCCGCTTCGCCAACTCGaccatcgccgacgacggcagcttcaccgtcctcggcgacacGAGGCACTGCGAGGACCTCCACTACCACGAACCCAGCGGCCTGCTCTTCACCGCCTGCGAGAGCGAGTCGGGCGGCGTGTCGAGGCACTCCTGGTTCCCGCCCCTGTGCctcttcgacgacgccaaggcggcctcgacgtcccGCGGGTCCTTCAAGGTCATCGATCCCAAG ACCATGCACGTCAAGTCGCTGCCGCTGCAGAACTTCGACAAGCCCTTCGTCAcgcacggcatcgacgtcctTGAAGACTCGGACCGGcccctcggcgaggccgtctgGATCTTCGCCGTCAACCACGTGCCCAACGACGAGCACTACGCCAagcacgtcgagggcgcgccCAAGAGCCGTTCGGTCGTCGAGGTCTTCCACTACCTCATCGGCACCGACTCGGTCCGCCACATCCGCACCGTCTCGCACTCGCTCATCACGACGCCCAACGACATCCTCGCGctgacgccgacgtcctTCTTCGTCACCAACGACCACCACTACAGGGAAGGCTTCATGAGGCGCGTCGAGGACATGTTCTGGGGCGCCAAGTGGTCCAACACCGTCTACGTCCAGtacgagggcgccggctcgtccgacgacgagggcgtcggcgcctccatcgccctcgagggcctccacaacaacaacggcatcggccgcggccgcggtcCTCAGGAGGTGGCCGTCATCGGCTGCTGCAGCGGCCTGATGCACGTCGGCACCATCGACAGGCACACTATCCGCGTGAGCGAGTCGGTCGAGTTCGACTCCATGGTCGACAACCCGAGCTACTTCCGTGACCCGTACGCCAACGCCACCTACGACGCCAGCGGCTTCGTCCTCTGCGGCCTGTCGAGGGCCGTCGATCTGCTCGCCCACAGCCGAGATGGCGTCGCCAAGGACGGCGTCATGGTGTGgaaggcgtcgtcgacgggaggCCACGAGTGGAACAAGACGCTCCTGTtcgaggatgacggcagCAGGATTCGCACCGGCAGcagcgccgtcctcgtcgccctggaccctgccgacgagggcggcctcCGCCGGGGGCGCCTCTTCGTCACCGGCTTCATGTCGAGGAACATGATTGCCGTCGACATTGACCTGTAG